One segment of Brassica napus cultivar Da-Ae chromosome C3, Da-Ae, whole genome shotgun sequence DNA contains the following:
- the LOC106385667 gene encoding cyclin-dependent protein kinase inhibitor SMR1-like: protein MDLDLLQDLSKVNIPTTIKIPSKTSRNINDGDEENEDGISCSTPTSEEHKIPSVLDPPPSPPRKPRPPPSKPSATAAMMIRSCKRKLLVSTCEIITNPEEIDRFFTSVYSDTSTTAKRRRRYPHCPRR from the coding sequence ATGGATCTTGATTTATTACAAGATCTGTCCAAAGTCAATATCCCAACAACCATTAAAATCCCATCCAAAACCTCTAGAAACATAAACGATGGcgatgaagaaaacgaagatgGCATTAGCTGCAGCACACCCACATCTGAAGAACACAAGATTCCATCCGTTCTTGATCCTCCACCTTCCCCGCCAAGAAAACCTCGTCCACCGCCATCAAAACCGTCGGCTACGGCGGCTATGATGATCAGATCGTGTAAGAGGAAGCTCTTAGTGTCGACTTGTGAGATTATCACGAACCCGGAAGAGATTGACCGTTTCTTCACATCCGTTTATAGTGACACGTCGACCACGGCGAAAAGGCGGAGACGTTATCCTCATTGTCCGCGAAGATGA